The uncultured Desulfovibrio sp. genome window below encodes:
- a CDS encoding formate dehydrogenase accessory protein FdhE, with product MALSCQSVEETIAGILARRPVLGPVLNMFAPLLTARAALPQTLRPLLEETTLRLPEMDRERAAQGFPLLAEQPLTGIAAPLRAAAETILPLLEAQTVTRPHMDGLRRMFAVPQEEDAARERTAALEVLAEGMLNEKTAVLEKAAADAGVPLPVLLFAFGFILGPVLRALVLMRPGGDGKDAPWNADGAWRHGYCPVCGSSPSIAYLDRPVFDEKNAFLAGGGGKKHLHCSLCGTDWVFRRGACPFCEKEGNDVMEILRETKDARGERVDWCTQCRTYCPAVDLRESTGTPDMDVQAIGMLHLDMVAAGKGLHPIHPAFWNTF from the coding sequence ATGGCCCTTTCCTGTCAAAGTGTGGAGGAGACCATTGCCGGTATCCTTGCACGTCGTCCTGTTCTTGGCCCTGTTCTGAACATGTTTGCTCCGCTGCTGACGGCGCGTGCGGCCCTGCCGCAGACGCTGCGGCCTCTGCTGGAGGAAACGACGCTCCGCCTGCCCGAAATGGATCGGGAGCGGGCGGCCCAGGGCTTTCCCCTGCTGGCGGAACAGCCACTGACAGGCATTGCCGCCCCGTTGCGGGCGGCGGCGGAAACCATCCTGCCGCTGCTGGAGGCGCAGACGGTGACCAGGCCGCATATGGATGGCCTGCGCCGCATGTTTGCCGTGCCGCAGGAAGAGGATGCCGCCCGGGAACGGACCGCGGCTCTGGAGGTTCTGGCAGAAGGAATGCTGAACGAAAAAACGGCCGTTCTGGAAAAGGCCGCCGCTGATGCCGGCGTGCCGCTGCCGGTGCTGCTTTTTGCGTTCGGCTTCATTCTGGGGCCCGTTCTGCGGGCACTGGTGCTCATGCGTCCTGGCGGCGACGGGAAGGATGCGCCCTGGAATGCGGATGGCGCCTGGAGGCACGGCTATTGCCCTGTCTGCGGGTCCAGCCCGTCCATTGCGTATCTTGACAGGCCTGTTTTCGACGAGAAAAACGCATTCCTGGCGGGGGGCGGGGGCAAGAAGCACCTGCACTGCTCGCTGTGCGGCACAGACTGGGTTTTCCGTCGCGGCGCCTGCCCCTTCTGCGAGAAGGAAGGCAATGACGTGATGGAAATTCTGCGCGAGACCAAGGATGCCCGTGGCGAACGGGTGGACTGGTGCACGCAGTGCCGCACCTACTGCCCGGCGGTGGACCTGCGCGAGAGCACGGGCACGCCGGATATGGATGTGCAGGCCATTGGCATGCTGCACCTGGACATGGTGGCAGCCGGAAAGGGCCTGCATCCCATCCATCCCGCCTTCTGGAATACGTTCTAG
- a CDS encoding cytochrome c3 family protein: MKRALIAISVLLLTGAIPLSAAAEDAKAPEKTIELKSSTHKKMWVKFDHASHEGVDCVVCHHAQPSDAKSPYVSCGASEECHALKGTKERDPQSLFWAYHTRNSERSCYGCHTTMIGPGCRPCHMPAQGK, encoded by the coding sequence ATGAAACGAGCACTTATTGCCATATCCGTGCTGCTGCTGACAGGGGCCATACCCCTGTCGGCTGCTGCCGAAGACGCCAAGGCGCCAGAAAAGACCATTGAACTCAAGAGTTCCACCCACAAGAAGATGTGGGTGAAGTTTGACCACGCTTCCCATGAAGGCGTGGACTGTGTGGTCTGCCATCACGCCCAGCCTTCTGACGCCAAAAGCCCCTATGTGTCCTGCGGCGCCAGCGAGGAATGCCATGCCCTGAAGGGAACCAAGGAACGTGATCCCCAGAGCCTCTTCTGGGCCTATCATACCAGAAATTCCGAACGTTCCTGCTATGGCTGCCATACGACCATGATTGGTCCCGGCTGCCGTCCGTGCCACATGCCGGCACAGGGCAAGTAG
- a CDS encoding formylmethanofuran dehydrogenase subunit E family protein, with the protein MRIGEWDHDAFVAQVKNFHGHVAPGVIIGGYMVEMARRTLPEGILYDAISETVQCLPDAIQLLTPCTVGNGWLRVYHFGIYALTLYNKQTGEGTRVRLNVDALQEYPHVRAWFFKEKPKREQEPELLQAEIKAAGMQLLQAIPARIHPDFLVRRGKGAVCRCPKCGEWYPAVLGEVCRICQGDGPYERHAD; encoded by the coding sequence ATGCGGATCGGAGAGTGGGATCACGATGCGTTCGTGGCCCAGGTAAAAAATTTTCATGGGCATGTGGCCCCGGGTGTCATCATCGGCGGCTACATGGTGGAAATGGCCCGGCGCACCCTGCCGGAGGGCATTCTGTATGATGCCATTTCGGAAACCGTGCAGTGCCTGCCGGATGCCATTCAGCTGCTGACCCCCTGTACGGTGGGCAATGGCTGGCTGCGCGTCTACCATTTCGGCATCTATGCCCTGACCCTTTACAACAAGCAGACCGGCGAAGGTACCCGGGTACGCCTGAATGTGGATGCCCTTCAGGAGTATCCGCATGTGCGCGCCTGGTTCTTCAAGGAAAAGCCCAAGCGCGAGCAGGAGCCGGAACTGCTCCAGGCGGAAATCAAGGCCGCGGGCATGCAGCTGCTCCAGGCAATTCCCGCCCGGATTCATCCGGATTTTCTGGTGCGTCGGGGCAAGGGCGCTGTCTGCCGCTGCCCCAAATGCGGCGAATGGTACCCGGCCGTTCTGGGCGAGGTCTGCCGCATCTGCCAGGGGGATGGCCCCTATGAGCGGCACGCGGACTGA
- a CDS encoding ASKHA domain-containing protein, which translates to MEIALYGLPGQAAQEAARFTACAGHVLSRAIWLSGCVAPQAMCSGLGRCGRCRVRFLDAPPPPLREEEEILGPEALALGWRLACRHRVPAMAADGCLRLELPAAALRATRPVDVPAAGETAGRACPVVLGIDLGTTSVHFRAEARQGTAAERVLAGGQFLNPQAGAGADVISRLEVALHAEGRARLCQLARQAVAQCVRRSEAAGGRVEQLCVAGNTVMTAILLDKDVRCLATAPGSLPCTGQETVCLPGLPPVYIPPLMAPFVGGDTSAGLAFLLHAGLPRPLVLADLGTNGELALLDAADRLFIASVPLGPALEGIGPDCGEQAGPGSVTAFRLTPQGLEAVRGLAGSPTEPVTGISATGYLSLLALLRQWGIMDADGHFDPQPPTPLARRVAAGLGTRHGRPCLWLPHGLWLSAQDVEELLKVKAAFSLALESLLAAAGLPAASLAALCLAGALGEHVSAAWLEALGFVPSGLGERLRGVGNAALHGAVLLAGDVSLRERLARTCAAAHLLPLVQDTQFHQNYLRHMRFGV; encoded by the coding sequence ATGGAAATAGCTCTGTACGGACTGCCGGGACAGGCAGCACAGGAAGCCGCGCGGTTTACGGCCTGCGCGGGGCATGTTTTGTCGCGGGCCATATGGCTGTCGGGATGTGTGGCGCCGCAGGCCATGTGCTCCGGGCTGGGGCGCTGTGGGCGTTGCCGGGTGCGCTTTCTGGATGCGCCGCCACCGCCCCTGCGGGAGGAAGAGGAAATTCTGGGGCCGGAGGCCCTTGCCCTGGGCTGGCGGCTGGCCTGCCGCCACCGGGTGCCGGCCATGGCGGCGGACGGCTGCCTGCGGCTGGAACTGCCGGCAGCGGCGCTGCGGGCAACGCGGCCGGTCGATGTGCCGGCGGCAGGCGAAACGGCGGGCAGGGCCTGTCCCGTGGTGCTGGGCATAGACCTGGGGACCACCTCCGTGCACTTCCGGGCCGAGGCCCGGCAGGGAACGGCCGCGGAGCGCGTGCTTGCCGGCGGACAGTTTCTCAATCCCCAGGCCGGTGCCGGTGCGGACGTGATTTCCCGGCTGGAGGTGGCCCTGCACGCGGAAGGGCGGGCGCGCCTCTGTCAGCTGGCCCGTCAGGCCGTGGCACAGTGCGTGCGCCGCAGCGAGGCCGCCGGGGGCAGGGTGGAGCAGTTGTGTGTGGCCGGAAACACGGTCATGACCGCCATTCTGCTGGACAAGGATGTGCGCTGCCTGGCCACGGCGCCCGGCAGCCTGCCCTGCACCGGGCAGGAAACGGTCTGCCTGCCCGGGCTGCCGCCGGTCTATATTCCGCCGCTCATGGCGCCCTTTGTGGGCGGTGATACCAGTGCGGGCCTGGCCTTTCTGCTGCATGCCGGTCTGCCCCGTCCGCTGGTGCTGGCCGATCTGGGCACCAATGGCGAACTGGCCCTGCTGGATGCGGCGGATCGCCTGTTCATTGCCAGCGTGCCGCTGGGGCCGGCGCTGGAGGGCATTGGTCCCGACTGCGGGGAACAGGCCGGGCCGGGCAGCGTCACGGCCTTTCGCCTGACACCGCAGGGGCTGGAGGCTGTGCGCGGCCTGGCCGGGTCTCCGACGGAGCCGGTGACGGGCATCAGCGCCACGGGCTATCTTTCGCTGCTGGCGCTGCTGCGTCAGTGGGGCATCATGGATGCGGACGGACACTTTGACCCGCAGCCGCCCACACCGCTGGCCCGGCGGGTGGCGGCCGGGCTGGGAACGCGGCACGGCCGGCCCTGCCTGTGGCTGCCGCACGGTCTGTGGCTGTCGGCACAGGATGTGGAAGAGCTGCTCAAGGTCAAGGCCGCCTTTTCGCTGGCGCTGGAAAGCCTGCTGGCGGCCGCGGGGCTGCCGGCGGCCTCCCTGGCTGCCCTCTGTCTGGCGGGGGCGCTGGGCGAACACGTGTCCGCGGCCTGGCTGGAAGCCCTGGGCTTTGTGCCGTCCGGCCTGGGCGAGCGCCTGCGTGGTGTGGGCAATGCGGCCCTGCACGGTGCTGTGTTGCTGGCCGGGGACGTGTCACTGCGGGAGCGTCTGGCCCGCACCTGTGCGGCGGCGCATCTGCTGCCGCTGGTTCAGGATACGCAATTTCACCAGAACTATCTGCGCCACATGCGCTTTGGAGTCTGA
- a CDS encoding small ribosomal subunit Rsm22 family protein — protein MSSHFSGRPASRRPAGRRSSRRREAAAAPWQDEDSPLLTDDLLLVDEVPPQRPPAQNGPVPASRLSAAGDVPHTGQRNRAARRKDGPALHGARPHAEADHGLYNARDRRRPDAPKDAQSDAWKDARSHARKEARPDNAQRTAPRDAHPADRGQPRQPAFSPWREQDLLLPLPNRRMAAELDQLGAALARVRPLGAVHARSLPEDVARLSRLLTVERAGLHQPYWASPALTSAYLYYFLPWNVLRQMRLLAAMPLPDPRTWVEQGQRPVLLDLGSGPLSLPLALWLARPEWRTVPLEVVALDNSPQPLELGRALFQALGDLLHEPVWTVRTVRAPLGQAARQLARLRGGRQGHGTGDDGCRGSALWLVSAANVLNELLSGGASGRAGRRHAADDDLEEYDLPDEAGGARDDGLSSRADSLMAQRLESLMDLFEDIFEVGAGDTLPPSLLVVEPGTRLGGATVMRLRSAALDRGLVPLAPCTHGADCPLERGRSGRGWCHFTFDCSGAPSWLTQLAGAAGLEKASLSLAPLLLSPGAETLQDTLDSERQGGLPRVMLRVLSAPFAVPGLPGRARYACGVGGLALLAQADALTSGGLLEAVVPQRPLFDRRSGALLLGKDMPVREPAAGERSVVPERRGTEQRRPEHSEPRAMRHGGHGASSAGREAADGGRPQERPARGDRPEKRRAPVTGRPAVRRGGRS, from the coding sequence ATGTCGTCGCATTTTTCGGGCCGCCCTGCTTCCCGCAGGCCGGCAGGCCGTCGTTCCTCCCGCAGGCGGGAAGCCGCCGCTGCGCCCTGGCAGGACGAGGACAGCCCCCTGCTCACGGATGATCTGCTGCTTGTCGACGAGGTTCCGCCGCAGCGGCCGCCGGCGCAAAACGGCCCGGTGCCGGCATCGCGGCTGTCCGCTGCCGGCGATGTGCCCCACACCGGGCAGCGGAACAGGGCCGCCCGCCGGAAGGACGGACCGGCACTGCATGGCGCACGGCCGCATGCGGAGGCGGATCACGGCCTGTACAACGCACGGGACAGACGCCGGCCCGATGCCCCGAAGGATGCCCAGTCCGATGCCTGGAAGGACGCCCGGTCCCATGCCCGGAAGGAGGCGCGGCCGGACAATGCGCAGCGGACAGCGCCACGGGATGCGCACCCTGCGGACAGGGGCCAGCCCCGTCAGCCGGCATTTTCCCCGTGGCGGGAGCAGGACTTGCTGCTGCCGCTGCCGAACCGGCGCATGGCGGCGGAGCTGGACCAGCTGGGGGCCGCGCTGGCCAGGGTGCGCCCGCTGGGCGCCGTGCATGCCCGCAGCCTTCCCGAGGACGTGGCCCGGCTGTCCCGCCTGCTCACCGTGGAGCGGGCTGGCCTGCATCAGCCCTACTGGGCATCGCCGGCCCTGACCAGCGCCTATCTGTACTATTTTTTGCCGTGGAACGTGCTGCGGCAGATGCGCCTACTGGCGGCCATGCCCCTGCCCGATCCCCGGACCTGGGTGGAACAGGGGCAGCGGCCCGTGCTGCTGGACCTGGGGTCCGGCCCGCTGAGTCTGCCGCTGGCCCTCTGGCTGGCCCGGCCGGAATGGCGCACCGTGCCCCTGGAGGTGGTGGCGCTGGACAATTCGCCGCAGCCGCTGGAGCTGGGGCGCGCCCTGTTCCAGGCCCTGGGCGATCTGCTGCATGAGCCTGTCTGGACGGTGCGCACCGTGCGTGCCCCGCTGGGGCAGGCGGCCCGTCAGCTGGCCCGCCTGCGGGGCGGCCGGCAGGGGCACGGAACAGGGGATGACGGCTGCCGGGGCAGTGCCCTCTGGCTGGTCTCGGCGGCCAATGTGCTCAATGAGCTGCTGTCGGGCGGGGCATCCGGCCGGGCAGGACGCCGGCATGCGGCGGATGATGACCTTGAGGAATACGATCTGCCGGACGAGGCCGGCGGCGCCCGGGATGACGGCCTGTCGTCGCGGGCGGACAGCCTCATGGCCCAGCGTCTGGAAAGCCTCATGGACCTGTTCGAGGATATTTTCGAGGTGGGCGCCGGGGATACGCTGCCGCCCTCCCTGCTGGTGGTGGAGCCGGGAACCCGTTTGGGCGGGGCCACGGTCATGCGTCTGCGCTCTGCTGCGCTGGACCGGGGGCTGGTGCCTCTGGCGCCCTGCACGCATGGGGCGGACTGCCCGCTGGAGCGGGGACGCAGCGGGCGGGGCTGGTGCCACTTTACCTTTGATTGCAGCGGCGCGCCGTCATGGCTGACGCAGCTGGCCGGCGCGGCCGGTCTGGAAAAGGCCAGCCTGAGTCTGGCGCCCCTGCTGTTGTCGCCGGGGGCGGAAACCTTGCAGGATACTCTGGACAGCGAACGGCAGGGGGGGCTGCCCCGTGTCATGCTGCGGGTGCTCTCCGCGCCCTTTGCGGTGCCGGGCCTGCCCGGCCGGGCGCGCTATGCCTGCGGGGTAGGGGGCCTGGCCCTGCTGGCGCAGGCCGATGCCCTGACCTCCGGGGGGCTGCTGGAAGCCGTGGTGCCGCAACGCCCGCTTTTTGACCGGCGCAGCGGTGCGCTGCTGCTGGGCAAGGACATGCCCGTGCGGGAACCGGCCGCTGGGGAGCGGTCCGTTGTCCCGGAACGCCGCGGGACGGAACAGCGCAGGCCGGAACACAGCGAGCCGCGGGCCATGCGGCACGGCGGCCATGGGGCTTCCTCTGCCGGCCGGGAGGCCGCAGACGGCGGCAGGCCGCAGGAACGGCCTGCCCGCGGAGACAGGCCCGAAAAACGTCGCGCGCCTGTCACGGGACGACCGGCGGTCAGGCGGGGCGGACGTTCCTGA
- a CDS encoding vitamin B12-dependent ribonucleotide reductase, translating to MIAMPSDLPHPQLKPNIQVVLDKRYLRKDDYGQTCEEPRDLFWRVAASIAAGDAAYGASPEEQARLARQFYDVMTSWTFLPNSPTLMNAGTELGQLSACFVLPVGDSIEEIFDAVKYAAMIHKSGGGTGFSFSRLRPKASRVGSTGGVASGPVSFLRIFNTATEQIKQGGTRRGANMGILRVDHPDIVDFIRAKEKDGEFNNFNLSVGLTEDFMQAVEKDETYALRAPHTGEVVRTMRAREIFDLLVKKAWQSGDPGIIFLDRINRDNPTPDQGEIESTNPCGEQPLLPFEACNLGSINLSNFYRPGHNEDANPADEGIDWEELRRVAHLAVHFLDNVIDVSRFPLERITETVHRNRKIGLGVMGFADLLFQLGIAYDSEQGIALAERIMAFVNAEGHAASAELARTRGAFPAYGTSVFAQRHEGPYRNATVTTIAPTGTLSLIAGCSSGVEPLFALCFTRNILDGEKLVEVNSHFEEAVIRAGLDSEELTHYVAEKGSIQEMDFLPEDMRRVFVTAMDIAPVWHLRMQAAFQRHTDNAVSKTVNLPANATEQDIHDIYWLAYREGCKGVTVYRDGCKASQVLATGEGQRKLDGAAQPAPVAAVRKRPDIVNGFTQKVQTGLGAMYLTVNEVDGKPFEVFATIGKSGRSITAKAEAIGRLVSLALRSGVEVRDIVAQIKGIGGEHPVFRGKGLLLSIPDAIAWVLERRYLQGEHLGSGVTDIEEQHCPECHAVLVFQEGCLICPACGFSRCG from the coding sequence ATGATTGCTATGCCTTCAGACCTGCCGCATCCGCAGCTCAAGCCCAATATTCAGGTGGTGCTTGACAAGCGCTATCTGCGCAAGGATGACTACGGCCAAACCTGCGAAGAACCCCGAGACCTTTTCTGGCGTGTGGCGGCAAGCATTGCCGCCGGAGACGCCGCCTATGGCGCGTCCCCGGAGGAACAGGCCCGGCTGGCCAGGCAGTTCTATGATGTCATGACCTCGTGGACCTTTCTGCCCAATTCGCCCACGCTCATGAACGCGGGCACGGAGCTGGGGCAGCTTTCGGCCTGCTTTGTGCTGCCCGTGGGGGATTCCATCGAGGAGATTTTCGATGCCGTCAAGTACGCGGCCATGATCCACAAGTCCGGCGGAGGCACGGGCTTTTCCTTTTCGCGCCTGCGGCCCAAGGCCAGCCGTGTGGGGTCCACGGGGGGGGTGGCCTCCGGCCCGGTGTCCTTCCTGCGCATTTTCAATACGGCCACGGAACAGATCAAGCAGGGCGGCACGCGGCGGGGGGCCAATATGGGCATCCTGCGTGTGGACCATCCCGACATCGTGGATTTCATCCGGGCCAAGGAAAAGGACGGGGAGTTCAATAACTTCAATCTTTCCGTGGGGCTGACGGAAGATTTCATGCAGGCCGTGGAAAAGGACGAAACATACGCGCTGCGTGCCCCGCATACCGGCGAGGTGGTGAGGACCATGCGCGCCCGGGAAATCTTTGACCTGCTGGTCAAGAAGGCCTGGCAGTCCGGCGATCCCGGCATCATCTTCCTGGATCGCATCAACCGGGACAATCCCACGCCTGACCAGGGAGAGATCGAATCCACCAATCCCTGCGGCGAACAGCCCCTGCTGCCCTTTGAGGCCTGCAATCTTGGCTCCATCAATCTGTCCAATTTCTACCGGCCGGGGCATAACGAGGACGCGAATCCCGCCGATGAGGGCATTGACTGGGAAGAGCTGCGCCGCGTGGCACACCTGGCCGTGCACTTTCTGGACAATGTCATCGATGTTTCGCGCTTCCCGCTGGAGCGCATCACGGAGACCGTGCACCGGAATCGCAAGATCGGGCTGGGGGTCATGGGCTTTGCGGACCTGCTCTTCCAGCTGGGCATTGCCTATGATTCGGAACAGGGCATAGCCCTGGCCGAACGGATCATGGCCTTTGTCAATGCGGAGGGCCATGCCGCTTCTGCCGAACTGGCCCGGACGCGCGGCGCCTTTCCCGCCTACGGCACGTCCGTCTTTGCGCAGCGCCACGAGGGTCCCTACCGCAATGCCACGGTAACCACCATTGCTCCCACGGGCACGCTGTCGCTCATTGCCGGCTGTTCCTCCGGGGTGGAGCCGCTTTTTGCCCTCTGCTTCACGCGCAATATCCTTGATGGCGAGAAGCTGGTGGAAGTCAATTCCCACTTTGAGGAAGCCGTGATCCGGGCCGGTCTGGACAGCGAGGAACTCACGCACTACGTGGCGGAAAAGGGGTCCATCCAGGAAATGGATTTCCTGCCGGAGGACATGCGCCGGGTTTTCGTCACGGCCATGGATATTGCGCCGGTCTGGCATCTGCGCATGCAGGCGGCCTTTCAGCGGCACACGGACAATGCCGTGTCCAAGACGGTGAACCTGCCGGCCAATGCCACGGAACAGGACATTCACGATATTTACTGGCTGGCCTATCGCGAAGGCTGCAAGGGGGTCACGGTCTATCGTGACGGCTGCAAGGCCTCGCAGGTGCTGGCCACGGGCGAAGGGCAGCGCAAGCTGGACGGTGCGGCACAGCCGGCCCCCGTAGCGGCCGTGCGCAAGCGCCCCGACATTGTGAACGGCTTTACCCAGAAGGTGCAGACAGGGCTGGGGGCCATGTATCTTACGGTCAATGAAGTGGACGGCAAGCCCTTTGAGGTCTTTGCCACCATCGGCAAGTCCGGCCGTTCCATCACGGCCAAGGCCGAAGCCATCGGCCGCCTGGTGTCGCTGGCCCTGCGCTCCGGCGTGGAAGTGCGCGACATCGTGGCCCAGATCAAGGGCATTGGCGGCGAACATCCCGTGTTTCGCGGCAAGGGCCTGCTGCTGTCCATTCCCGATGCCATTGCCTGGGTGCTGGAGCGTCGCTACCTTCAGGGAGAGCATCTTGGTTCCGGGGTGACCGATATCGAGGAACAGCACTGCCCCGAATGTCATGCCGTGCTGGTCTTTCAGGAAGGCTGCCTTATCTGCCCTGCCTGCGGCTTTTCCCGCTGCGGCTAG
- a CDS encoding metal-dependent hydrolase, which produces MKWMTHQTAAVGTALLLHLPLEGILAACLGAVLPDMLDQRAARLSRNPQRAFNRLHRGTTHWFGWWLALFLGASLLPVPPHWRAVALGLGFGGLSHVLLDMLTPSGVPLQPFSRQHKFSLKLCSTGSLGEYVFLAGMVGLFALAVGPDFWDLLRRAEHWVRFSELGRLLR; this is translated from the coding sequence ATGAAATGGATGACACATCAGACGGCAGCCGTGGGCACGGCCCTGCTGCTGCATCTGCCTCTGGAAGGGATACTGGCCGCCTGTCTGGGGGCCGTGCTGCCGGATATGCTGGATCAGCGGGCCGCCCGCCTTTCCCGTAACCCCCAGCGCGCCTTCAATCGTCTGCACCGGGGCACCACCCACTGGTTCGGCTGGTGGCTGGCCCTGTTTCTGGGGGCCAGTCTGCTGCCTGTGCCGCCGCACTGGCGGGCCGTGGCCCTGGGGCTGGGCTTTGGCGGGCTGAGCCATGTGCTGCTGGACATGCTGACGCCGTCAGGCGTGCCGCTTCAGCCCTTCAGCCGGCAGCACAAGTTCTCGCTCAAGCTCTGTTCCACGGGCAGCCTGGGGGAATACGTCTTTCTGGCGGGCATGGTGGGCCTCTTTGCCCTTGCGGTGGGACCGGACTTTTGGGACCTGCTGCGCCGGGCCGAACACTGGGTGCGCTTCAGCGAGCTGGGCCGCCTGCTGCGCTAG
- a CDS encoding TatD family hydrolase, translating to MSHKKTIRIDPLTQALPPVGVDSHAHLHSEDFDADREDVLARAAACGIARIGNIFLDPLDFDTRKHLFDAHPEVFFVLGIHPCDGQTCTPQALNAMRAAFASEPRLRALGEIGLDFFWDDCPRELQYLAFQQQLDLARELEQPVVIHCRQAEAETLTLLEARGFMGYPLLWHCFGGDAALARRIIRNGWHISIPGPVSYPANTALREALTVIPDDRLLLETDCPYLSPLPWRGKRNEPAFTVFTVRHMAQARGMQPEALWQLCGDNARRFFGLDTARERPQD from the coding sequence ATGAGCCACAAGAAAACCATTCGTATCGATCCCCTTACCCAGGCCCTGCCCCCCGTGGGTGTGGACAGCCACGCCCATCTGCACAGCGAAGACTTTGATGCCGACCGCGAAGACGTGCTGGCACGCGCCGCAGCCTGCGGTATTGCCCGCATCGGCAATATCTTTCTGGACCCGCTGGACTTTGACACGCGCAAGCACCTTTTTGACGCGCACCCCGAAGTCTTCTTTGTACTGGGCATCCATCCCTGCGACGGCCAGACCTGCACCCCCCAGGCCCTGAACGCCATGCGCGCCGCCTTTGCCAGCGAACCGCGCCTGCGGGCACTGGGAGAAATCGGCCTGGATTTCTTCTGGGACGACTGCCCCCGTGAACTGCAATACCTGGCCTTTCAGCAGCAGCTGGACCTGGCCCGCGAGCTGGAACAGCCTGTGGTCATCCACTGCCGGCAGGCTGAAGCCGAAACCCTGACCCTGCTGGAAGCGCGCGGCTTCATGGGCTATCCCCTGCTCTGGCACTGTTTCGGCGGGGATGCCGCCCTGGCCCGGCGCATCATCCGCAACGGCTGGCACATTTCCATCCCCGGCCCGGTGAGCTATCCGGCCAATACGGCACTGCGCGAGGCCCTGACCGTCATTCCCGATGACCGTCTGCTGCTGGAAACCGACTGCCCCTACCTTTCGCCCCTGCCCTGGCGGGGCAAGCGCAATGAACCGGCGTTCACGGTCTTTACCGTGCGCCACATGGCCCAGGCGCGGGGCATGCAGCCCGAAGCCCTCTGGCAGCTCTGCGGCGACAATGCCCGCCGCTTCTTCGGCCTGGACACCGCCCGCGAAAGGCCGCAGGACTGA
- a CDS encoding UDP-glucuronic acid decarboxylase family protein gives MHLRKRVLVTGGSGFLGSHLCARLLNEGHEVLCVDNFFSSARSNVEELMDNHRFELMRHDVTFPLYVEVDEIYNLACPASPVHYQHDPVQTIKTCVHGAINMLGLAKRLHARIFQASTSEVYGDPDVHPQPESYWGHVNPNGIRSCYDEGKRCAEALFFAYRRQGNLPIKVGRIFNTYGPKMHPNDGRVVSNFIIQALKGQDITIYGDGSQTRSFCYVDDLIECMCRFMATPDTFTGPMNMGNPGEFTILELAQKVVELTGSASRIVHEPLPGDDPRQRRPDISLAREVIGWEPVVRLEDGLKKTIAYFDAQLKAGLA, from the coding sequence ATGCATCTGCGTAAACGTGTGCTGGTTACCGGAGGTTCCGGCTTCCTTGGTTCGCATCTGTGTGCCCGTCTGCTGAACGAGGGGCACGAGGTGCTGTGCGTGGACAATTTCTTTTCCAGCGCACGTTCCAATGTGGAAGAGCTGATGGACAATCACCGCTTCGAGCTGATGCGGCATGATGTGACGTTTCCGCTGTATGTGGAAGTGGACGAAATCTATAACCTGGCCTGCCCGGCCTCGCCGGTGCACTATCAGCACGATCCGGTGCAGACCATCAAGACCTGCGTGCACGGGGCCATCAACATGCTGGGGCTGGCCAAGCGCCTGCATGCGCGCATTTTTCAGGCGTCCACCAGCGAGGTCTATGGCGATCCCGATGTGCATCCGCAGCCCGAATCCTACTGGGGCCATGTGAATCCCAACGGCATCCGCTCCTGCTATGACGAGGGCAAGCGCTGCGCCGAGGCCCTGTTCTTTGCCTACCGCCGGCAGGGCAATCTGCCCATCAAGGTGGGCCGCATCTTCAATACCTACGGTCCCAAGATGCATCCCAATGACGGCCGCGTGGTCTCCAATTTCATCATCCAGGCCCTCAAGGGGCAGGACATCACCATCTACGGCGACGGCAGTCAGACCCGCTCCTTCTGCTATGTGGATGACCTCATTGAATGTATGTGCCGCTTCATGGCAACGCCCGATACCTTCACCGGCCCCATGAACATGGGCAATCCCGGGGAGTTCACCATTCTGGAACTGGCGCAGAAGGTGGTGGAGCTGACGGGCAGCGCATCCAGGATTGTCCATGAGCCGCTGCCCGGCGATGACCCCAGGCAGCGCCGCCCCGATATTTCCCTGGCGCGCGAGGTCATCGGCTGGGAACCCGTGGTGCGACTGGAGGACGGCCTCAAAAAAACCATTGCGTATTTCGACGCGCAGCTGAAGGCCGGACTGGCCTAG